DNA sequence from the Candida dubliniensis CD36 chromosome 5, complete sequence genome:
aaattgaattttgatttgaatttgattctaCCTTATGAAATAAGAGAtcatatttttaaaaattttgtaCTTTTTGATCAAGAAGATGAACTGGTGAAATTGTTTAGTACTCATAAATTAGACATTTTAAAAATGACAACATCTTTGATTGAATCCTTGTCTAGTTTGCCAATTATTTTATGTTATGATatgaatataatatttGGAACATGTTTAATTATAACAATTATTGAAGGTAGGAAAAtcattgatgaaaaattgaatattccACCGGCATTTCTACACagatttttgaatattgatTCAGAGACTTGTTTAAAATGTTTccattttattaaaaaactATTGAAATTTTCCCAAGACGACCCTCACACAATCAGTAATAAAGCAAGTGCGAAACGATTGTTGGAGCTAAGGTCAAAATTGTTCCACGAAATTGCCAAACAAGGAGACAGCAAACAATCGCAACCCCAATCCCAACAACatgaaaatgaaaccactaacaaagagaaaaaacCAGAGGAAAGCAAGAATGAGGAATGTAAAACTTCAGAGAACATAAAAAACGGTCATGGTACAACCACTACAAATATAGACCCCAAAATCCATGATAGTAAAGTAGATGaggttgaaaaaaatgagaTAAACAAACAGGAGGTAGACAAAATTCAAACACAAGGTGAATGTacacaagaagaaaatactATTGGTATTGCTATTGAGAAGAAAATACCAGATACAGAAAATAACGAAACAAAATCTGAAACCACAAACTCAACTAGAGAAAAAGATGACAAAATTAACCATAAAACTGTAATTAGCAATGAGAGTATGGCTGAAAAGAACTCCGACGTACATGGAAATGATAGTAATGGGAACAATGGTGATTCTGGAAACACATCTAATCTGTTAAAACAAGGAGAAGATACCAAAAATGAAGTGCTGAAGAAAACTGCTGATTCTAAAGAAGTTCCTACCTCAACTAATAACACCAGTTCAAACAACGCTACTGCTGATTTACATGACTCAACCAATGGCACAAACGAAAAGTCTATTggagaaaaaagaaatcttgAACCAGATTCAAACGATGCCAATGTAGATTCACCAAGTAGTAAAATAGCAAGAGTTGAATAGTTAATGTTTATAGAGGAAAATATATATGATGAAACGGCTGAATAATTGAACCTAATCACATCACACATATTAATTCTTTGCATTTGCGATCTAGGCGATTTCATGTCCGAGGTAGTGCTAATTGGCTatgattttttctttttttttttttttttctctttttcacAGATTGTAATTGTGCGTGCAACTGGAAATCGGGATTAAAGACCCATACATAAATATTAGgatcatcatcattcaGAGTGTGGTTACCACAACTTCCTTCtcaagttttttttttttctatacTTTCATCTACAATTAATTGGGGGGGATATTATTTACTATTACTAGTGTTTCATATATGGAATAATCATATATTTGTGCCCTTCTTCCCTAAACTCACACCAGTTCCCCGCTTTTATTATGGACcctaatattgatattgacaTATTCAGAGACTTGGATGCTTCATTTATAGAACTATTCCATAGGGCACAACTTCAGACACATTTAGAACATTTACCTCCGACAGAGAGAGAAgaacaattaaataacCTATTATCCCAGAGGGATTTACTAAACagccaccaccaccaacaaacACAGTATTATCATATCCATTGGATTTTCAGTTATGTTccatttataattttgaattttgatCAAATATGGAGAGATTTTTCATGGAGAGCATTTTGGGCCCGTACAGTGGATGTTGTGACTAGTGCTATGATAATGGCAGTTAGAGCTCTTAGATTTACAACATTTATCATTGGATCAGGAGTTTATTTCCAAGGAGTTGTGAGGAGATTATTTGTGTTTTGTGATGTGATTACATTTTCTGATAACTTTATTCGTGACATGTTCACCTATATTTTAAGAGATTCACAAGACATATTAGACCAATGCATTTTGCTTGAACGTCATCTGCGAAATGTGTTTTACTTTTTACAATACGATgaatataatgatttatcGAGTTTGCAAGTACTTCAATTAGCATACCGAAACTTATTGgcatcattaataaatgtCGAGTGCATCACTTATTCTCCAAATTCAACtggaacaacaacaacaacatcatcatcatcatcaacagcaacaactaCAAGCTGTAAAATATTGACTGATACATTAGTGTTTAAACTTTCCAGTGTGTTTCAAGATTTCTTCCCAGCTTTAGGATCAACTGGTTTGAAACTAATCACGCTTTGGATATACATCAGCTATGCACTTATTGGCGATATTGTCTGCttgaatattttattgtttgtaAGCTATAACCTAATAAATAGATTCATGGGTTATAAACAGATGTTCCAAGGACTTAAGGATATCTTGTGGAAtagtttatttaaatttatattataacGGTGATTTATAGAATATACAAAGCCTATATTTGGCATTGAATGCGTTGTCGTCCTAGCCGAGGTGAATCggaaaccaaaaacaaaaacaccTAAACCCGCATCATTCTCTaccgccaccaccacccCCACACAATTTCGCTTGCTATTTCCGTTCTCTCATAATACAAACCTAGAACTATAATCCCACATAGAATCGTCTCCTTACTCTCCTCCCTtcgtttttgtttttttttttcaacaaacgATTATTTACTTCTGCTTGTATTTTAGATTGATCTTAACCTTTTAAGAACACCATAAAATATGTCAATTCCAGCTTCAATGAAGGCAATTGTCTTCTATGCACCTTATGATGTCAGAACTGAGGAAAGACCAACACCAAAGATCAAAGATCCCAAAGATGTTATTGTCAAAGTTAGGTACTCTGGATTATGTGGCACTGATCTTCATAGTTATCGTGGTCATATTAAAGGACCAGTGGGTACAATTTTGGGACATGAATTCGTTGGTACTGTGGTTGCCATTGGTGATAATATTAcaaagttttcaattggAGATGATGTAATTAGTaacttttcaattgaatgtGGTGAATGTTGGTATTGTAAACATGGGTATTCTGGACAATGTAATGTTACCAATacttttggaaaaattggTTTAGATGGAGGACAAGCAGAATATGTTCGTGTACCATATGCAGAGACAACCTTGACCAAAAAACCACCAACATCATCCTCAACAAGTtccaataatgatattgatgattcaGTTTATGTGCTTATGGCAGATATTTTCACCACTGGTTATTATGGagtgaaaaaaatcaaagattttctttcaatacCAGCAGCAGAAGGTATCAAACCACAATCATTTGAAGAAACGACAATATTACAGTTGGGAGCAGGTCCAGTTGGATTATGTGCTTTGAGAATTTTGAAGTACTTTGGATTTGGcaaagttgttgttgttgataatgttCCATCTAGGTTAGAAGAAGCTAAAAGATTAGGTGCAACTAAAGTGATAAATTTTGATACTGAACCCGATGgcataaataaatatatcaGTGAAGAAACCGATAATGTTGGTTTTGATGCAGTTTTAGAAGTAGTGGGGTCTGCAGCTGCTCATAAAACGTCTTTTGATGCTGTTCGTAGAAATGGGTTTATTTCATCGATTGGAATGGGTCACGAACCATTTCCATTTAATGGATTAGATGTATATTTAAAAAACATTAATATGTCGTTTGGAAGATGTCATTCATGGTCATTATTTCCTGAATCTTTGGctatttttgaaaaaatgaaaGGAGATTTGGCAagttttattgattataaagCTAAATTAGAGGACAGTAAAGAAGCTTTTGAT
Encoded proteins:
- a CDS encoding cyclin subunit, putative (Similar to S. cerevisiae BUR2;~In S. cerevisiae: cyclin for the Sgv1p (Bur1p) protein kinase; Sgv1p and Bur2p comprise a CDK-cyclin complex involved in transcriptional regulation through its phosphorylation of the carboxy-terminal domain of the largest subunit of RNA polymerase II), giving the protein MTSTTTKINNSITRLFEDDKFLLPQLKSLNNTWIFSEDAVINNSPTRHQKLTISQELKNKESMHDFLIRLGQKLKVDGRTILAATIYLHRFYMRVPISQSKYYVVSAALTISCKLNDNYRTPDKVALLSCNVKLPPNAKPIDEQNEMYWRWKDQLLFREELILRKLNFDLNLILPYEIRDHIFKNFVLFDQEDESVKLFSTHKLDILKMTTSLIESLSSLPIILCYDMNIIFGTCLIITIIEGRKIIDEKLNIPPAFLHRFLNIDSETCLKCFHFIKKLLKFSQDDPHTISNKASAKRLLELRSKLFHEIAKQGDSKQSQPQSQQHENETTNKEKKPEESKNEECKTSENIKNGHGTTTTNIDPKIHDSKVDEVEKNEINKQEVDKIQTQGECTQEENTIGIAIEKKIPDTENNETKSETTNSTREKDDKINHKTVISNESMAEKNSDVHGNDSNGNNGDSGNTSNSLKQGEDTKNEVSKKTADSKEVPTSTNNTSSNNATADLHDSTNGTNEKSIGEKRNLEPDSNDANVDSPSSKIARVE
- a CDS encoding D-xylulose reductase, putative (Similar to S. cerevisiae XYL2;~In S. cerevisiae: converts xylitol to D-xylulose in the endogenous xylose utilization pathway) produces the protein MSIPASMKAIVFYAPYDVRTEERPTPKIKDPKDVIVKVRYSGLCGTDLHSYRGHIKGPVGTILGHEFVGTVVAIGDNITKFSIGDDVISNFSIECGECWYCKHGYSGQCNVTNTFGKIGLDGGQAEYVRVPYAETTLTKKPPTSSSTSSNNDIDDSVYVLMADIFTTGYYGVKKIKDFLSIPAAEGIKPQSFEETTILQLGAGPVGLCALRILKYFGFGKVVVVDNVPSRLEEAKRLGATKVINFDTEPDGINKYISEETDNVGFDAVLEVVGSAAAHKTSFDAVRRNGFISSIGMGHEPFPFNGLDVYLKNINMSFGRCHSWSLFPESLAIFEKMKGDLASFIDYKAKLEDSKEAFDMFDKHKVKKIVFDLTS